The Labilibaculum sp. sequence TAACTTCAACAAATTTTTGAAATTTAGATTCATGCCATGGATGAACAAAAACAGCATCGTTTAAAGAATTAAAGAGTATTCTAAACTTGTTTTCACTTTGTATTAAATTCTGTTCAGCAATCTTTCTGTCGGTAATATCGGCAATATAGCCTTCAATAAATAAAGGTTTATTATTTTTATCCTTTATAGTTATTCCCTGCTCAAACACCCATTTAAGTGTCCCGCCTTTACTAATGATTCTATACTCGATTGTAAATCTTTTATTTTTTGAGCTTGCTTCATTTACAACTTGTGCAACAAAGTCCCGATCTTCGGGATATATTATATCATTGTAGGCAATATGTGAATTGTAATTAAGTTCTTCTGGCGTATAACCAGTTAAGTTTAAGCCTCCCTGACTAACGTATAACATGGTCCAAAACTCATCTGCCAAACATCTATAAACCATACCCGTAAGATTACCCATTAAAGTAGATAACCTTCTGGTGGCCTCGATGGATTTACGCTGCATTTTTTTTTGCTCTGTAATATTCCTTACAATTGCGGTAATTTCTCTATCTCCACTGCTGCTGATTCTGAACTCAAAATAACAAACGCCTCTTTCTTCGATTCTAAGCCGATAATCAAAAACCTGTACCTTTCCGGTATCTAAAGCAGCCTCCAAAGAATGCATAAACTCAAGAGTCAAATTCGCCTCAAATACTTTTCGGATATCCAAATCAATAATTGATTCTTCATTTCGGAATAATCCTTTCTCCTCTCCATGAAGATCTATCACCTTTCCATCCCTTGATATTCTTAAAATTAAATCGGGAATTGTTTCCAGCAAGGCATTTGCTTTTGCCTCACTTTCTTTCAAACGTTTCTCTGCTGCTAACCTTTCGGTAATATCTTCAAATATGGTAAAAACTTCTTCACTCAATCCAGTCTCCTTATTCATTAAAGGCGTTGCAGTAATACTAATCCAGATGTAGGCCTGCTTTTGAGGATTATATACACCAAGTATTGAATTAGTCACCTCTTTACCTGTCATCAAGGCAATTTTTGCAGGATGCGTTTCCATGGTCATTAAAGAACCATCTGCAAGGATGTTCTTTATTCTTGGTTCAAAACTTTCAATATCGAGTAAAAATTCTTTTTCAACCCCTAAAATTCTTGATGCAGAAGGATTTGCATAAATTATTTTCCCTTCCTTATTTCGAATTATTATTCCTTGATTTGTAGTATTATAAAGAAGATCAGCCCTATTAACCGCATTTGTTTTTTTAAGGCTTTTAGAGTAATGATCTCTTTCCTTTTTCAATTTACCAACTTGCTTTTCCAACTCAGTAATTCTTTCCTTGTATTCGGAAAGTAATCTTTCGAATGCATCAGGGGACATATGTTGATTGTTATCAGGCATAAATTAAGATGTTACTTAATAAAACCAAAATAGTATACCACAAGTTACTAAAACAACATCAAGAATTTATCAGAAACAGATATAAATTATTTGATTAAAAAACTGCTAGCGTATATAATACTCAGACGTTTGCTTGATTTCCTTAATTACAAATGTACTATTCAACACACCAATATTTTTAATTTTTGACAGCTTGTACCGAACAAATTCATGATACTCTTCCAGACTTCGAACATGTATTTTTAGAATAAAATCGACCTGTCCGGCAACATGATAACATTCCTGTACTTCTTGTAAATCCTGAATTTGCTCTTCAAACTCATCAATAAAAGCTTCATTGTGATATCGCATGGAAACCTGACACATTGCGGTAACAGTTCTTCCTATTCTCGTTTTATCGAGAATTGCAACATATTTTTTAATAAACCCTTGATTCTCGAGTCTTCTGATTCTCTCGTAAACCGGGGACACTGTCAGACTCAGCATCGACGCAATTTCTTTTGCTGTCTTTTTTGAATCGTTCTGAAGCAGCCTCAGAATCGTTTTATCTGTTTGATCTAAATTCTCCATATCAGAAAAAATTACTCCTTTTATAACGTTTGCACAATCACCACAAGTAAAATAAATGGCTAAAGTTTATATTTTCAATAATTATTACCTAATTATTCAGGAAATGTATGAAATAATATGGAAACAGCTTTACTTTGCTAGCAAATAAAACGGTTACACATTACAAAATACCAATTCGATAAGATCAAATGAAAAAGGATGTAATTTTAATTATTGGAGCAAACGGACAAATCGGTTCGGTTCTTACAAAAACTCTTCAAGAGAAATTTGGAAAAGATTTTGTCGTTGCCTCTGATCTAAGAAGGGATCCTAATTTCGAAGGTATTTTTGAGTTGATTGATGCTACAGATTTTGAACAAATTCAATCTGTTGTAACAAGATATGGCGTAAATCAAATTTATCATCTGGCAGCTATTTTATCGGCTAAAGGTGAACAGGCTCCATTGGCAACTTGGGACATCAATATGAAAACCCTTTTTAATGTATTGGAAGTTGCCCGATTGAATCACCTTGATAAAGTATTCTACCCAAGTTCAATTGCTGTGTTTGGCGATGAAGCCGACATGGATAACACACCACAAGATGCATTTCTGAATCCTGCAACTGTTTATGGGATCAGCAAGTCTTCAGGTGAAAACTGGGCACAATATTACTTTTTACGTTACGGACTGGATGTTCGTTCAATTCGTTATCCAGGCATTATCGGTTACCAATCTTTACCCGGTGGCGGAACAACAGATTATGCTGTAGATATTTATCACAAAGCAGTATTGAAAGAGGAATTTACTTGTTTCTTAAATGATAATTGTGAATTGCCAATGATTTTTATGGAAGATGCCATTCGTGCAACTATAGAATTGATGGATGCTCCAAAAGAATCAATAAAAGTAAGAACATCGTATAATCTTGCAGGCGTTAGTTTTTCTCCTGCTGACATGGTTGCTTCTATTCAAAAGATTTATCCCGGTTTCAAAATAAAATACGAAGCTGATTTCAGACAAGAAATTGCTTCAAAATGGCCTAACTCGATTGATGATTCGAAAGCAAAAGCAGATTGGAACTGGAAACCAGAATATGATTTGGAAGCCATGACCAGTACAATGATTGAAAAGTTAACACAACAGTACAAAAAACAACTGGAACTTGAAAATATAGGTTAACAACCGAAGTCAAACAACAACAAACACACAACAACACACTTACAAACACTAATTCGAACACCTCATTTTCCATCCGGAATTGAGGTGTTTTTTTGATGACTCAATTGAAAAAAATCCAAATACAAAAAATGCGTCCCTAAAGAACGCATTTTAAATATTTTTCAGATCTATTTCTTTAAATCATAAGCATCCGTTGTCCCTTTTTTAACAGCAGGAATACCTTCAATCATCCATTCCGGTGCTGGCTTTCCTTTCAAATAGTAATCAAAAAACTGCATGGTTCTGATAGACAAATCAACCCTGTTTGGTCTTTTTTTCAGATTGTGATCTTCATCATTATAAGACAGCAGCCAACATGGTTTTTGCAAACGACGCATCGCTACAAACAATTCAATCCCCTGATACCAGGGCACTGCACCATCATGATCATTATGCATCATTAATAAGGGAGTTTCAATTTTTGGTGCGAAGAATATTGGTGAATTCTCGATGTATTGCAATGTACTGTTCCAAAGAGTTCCTCCAATACGACTTTGAGTATGTTCATACTGAAACATTCTACTCATTCCGGTTCCCCAACGAATTCCGCCATAAGCAGATGTCATATTTGATACGGGAGCCCCGGCCATTGCACATTTATACAAGTTTGTTCTTGTTACCAAATATGCAATTTGATATCCTCCCCAGCTTTGCCCCTGTAAACCAATATTTTCCTTATCGATAAAAGAATAACGATCCATCATGCTCAAAGTTCCTGCTACGATAGAACTATATGCACTTTCGCCTGGATAGCCCACTTTATGGTAGGTTATATCAGGCATAAAAATCAGGTAATCATTACTCACACAATAGCTTGGATTAATAATAGACCAGTTAGGCTGCGGCACATGGTGACGATGCAATGCATCAGAACTTCTCTCATAAAAATAAACCAGCATTGGATATTTTTTATTTGGATCGAAATTTTCGGGTTTGTACAATAAACCCTGCAACTCCTCACCATCGCCTGAAGTCCATTTTACCAATTCAACATCGCCCCACAGGTAATTTTTCTGCTGAGGATTCGCAT is a genomic window containing:
- a CDS encoding Lrp/AsnC family transcriptional regulator, with translation MENLDQTDKTILRLLQNDSKKTAKEIASMLSLTVSPVYERIRRLENQGFIKKYVAILDKTRIGRTVTAMCQVSMRYHNEAFIDEFEEQIQDLQEVQECYHVAGQVDFILKIHVRSLEEYHEFVRYKLSKIKNIGVLNSTFVIKEIKQTSEYYIR
- a CDS encoding NAD-dependent epimerase/dehydratase family protein yields the protein MKKDVILIIGANGQIGSVLTKTLQEKFGKDFVVASDLRRDPNFEGIFELIDATDFEQIQSVVTRYGVNQIYHLAAILSAKGEQAPLATWDINMKTLFNVLEVARLNHLDKVFYPSSIAVFGDEADMDNTPQDAFLNPATVYGISKSSGENWAQYYFLRYGLDVRSIRYPGIIGYQSLPGGGTTDYAVDIYHKAVLKEEFTCFLNDNCELPMIFMEDAIRATIELMDAPKESIKVRTSYNLAGVSFSPADMVASIQKIYPGFKIKYEADFRQEIASKWPNSIDDSKAKADWNWKPEYDLEAMTSTMIEKLTQQYKKQLELENIG